Proteins found in one Microcella daejeonensis genomic segment:
- a CDS encoding phosphotransferase, with amino-acid sequence MLRRLRDDGVIGVPDFHGFDGQGREVLDFLPGEVGNYPLSSAIRSERALVSAARLVRRFHDATAPFAPAMLEGWQFGALEPVEVVCHGDLAPYNCVFDGSRAVGIIDFDTCRPGPRAWDLAYALYRFAPIAGPDNPDRFGDPSTQVVRAHRFLDAYGATPAQRAATIGMLEPRVRALIDHIEESAARGSETARRHAADGHLDIYRADIDHIRRMMPALGAPHEVTESAAPAAS; translated from the coding sequence ATGCTTCGACGACTGAGGGACGACGGTGTCATCGGGGTCCCCGACTTCCACGGCTTCGACGGTCAAGGGCGCGAGGTGCTCGACTTCCTGCCCGGTGAGGTCGGCAACTACCCGCTCTCCTCGGCGATCCGGAGCGAGCGCGCGCTCGTCTCCGCCGCCCGTCTGGTGCGCCGGTTCCACGATGCGACGGCCCCGTTCGCTCCGGCCATGCTCGAGGGCTGGCAGTTCGGCGCGCTCGAGCCCGTCGAGGTCGTCTGCCACGGCGATCTCGCCCCGTACAACTGCGTCTTCGACGGCTCCCGCGCGGTCGGGATCATCGATTTCGACACGTGCCGCCCCGGCCCTCGAGCGTGGGATCTCGCCTACGCCCTGTACCGGTTCGCCCCGATCGCGGGGCCGGACAACCCCGACCGCTTCGGCGATCCGTCCACGCAGGTGGTGCGAGCGCATCGGTTCCTCGACGCGTACGGTGCGACACCGGCGCAGCGAGCGGCGACGATCGGGATGCTCGAGCCGAGGGTCAGGGCGCTCATCGATCACATCGAGGAGTCGGCAGCGCGAGGGAGCGAGACCGCCCGGCGGCATGCCGCTGACGGCCATCTCGACATCTATCGCGCCGACATCGATCACATCAGGCGGATGATGCCGGCGCTCGGCGCTCCTCACGAGGTCACCGAGAGCGCGGCGCCCGCCGCGTCCTGA
- a CDS encoding transaminase — protein MTDTAIPTAAGLARIDRDRLAALTAREQEAFIAARPRSKAAYEGAGHLFGRVPMTWMNKKAGGFPVYLATASGNRVTDIDGHEYIDFALGDTGAMAGHSHPAVVAAIEKRVRDLGGLTTMLPTEDAEWVGAELARRFKMDRWSFSLTATDANRWAIRLVRALTGKSKIVFHSYCYHGSVDESLVVVGPDGESASRPGNVGAPVDVTETSRAAEYNDLPGLERALAHGDVAAVLIEPALTNIGIVLPEPGYLEGVRALTRQYDALLIIDETHTFSAGPGGMTTAYDIEPDIVVIGKAIGGGIPTGAYGLSAEFADRALARDDLDLVDMGGVGGTLAGNPLSVAAMRATLEHVLTDEAFAHMIDTATYFTQGVDALFDEYALPWSINQLGARAEYRFARPYPLNGTQAALAADGELEDFLHLYLVNRGIMLTPFHNMALMCPATTRSDVDAHHAVFAQAIRELLGLE, from the coding sequence ATGACCGATACCGCCATCCCCACCGCCGCCGGTCTCGCCCGGATCGACCGCGACCGGCTCGCCGCCCTCACCGCGCGCGAGCAGGAGGCGTTCATCGCCGCCCGGCCGCGCTCGAAGGCCGCCTACGAGGGCGCCGGGCACCTGTTCGGCCGCGTGCCGATGACGTGGATGAACAAGAAGGCCGGCGGGTTCCCGGTCTACCTCGCGACGGCGTCGGGCAACCGCGTCACCGACATCGACGGGCACGAGTACATCGACTTCGCGCTCGGCGACACCGGTGCCATGGCCGGGCACTCGCACCCGGCCGTCGTCGCCGCGATCGAGAAGCGCGTGCGCGACCTCGGCGGCCTCACGACGATGCTGCCGACGGAGGACGCCGAGTGGGTCGGCGCCGAGCTCGCGCGCCGCTTCAAGATGGACCGCTGGAGCTTCTCGCTCACCGCGACGGATGCGAACCGCTGGGCGATCCGGCTCGTGCGGGCGCTGACCGGCAAGAGCAAGATCGTCTTCCACTCCTACTGCTACCACGGCTCGGTCGACGAGTCGCTCGTCGTCGTCGGCCCCGACGGCGAGAGCGCCTCGCGGCCCGGCAACGTCGGCGCGCCCGTCGACGTCACCGAGACCTCCCGGGCGGCCGAGTACAACGACCTCCCCGGACTCGAGCGGGCCCTCGCGCACGGCGACGTCGCCGCGGTGCTCATCGAGCCGGCGCTGACCAACATCGGCATCGTACTGCCCGAGCCCGGCTACCTCGAGGGCGTGCGCGCGCTCACCCGGCAGTACGACGCGCTGCTCATCATCGATGAGACGCACACCTTCTCGGCCGGGCCCGGCGGCATGACGACGGCCTACGACATCGAGCCCGACATCGTCGTCATCGGCAAGGCCATCGGCGGGGGCATCCCGACCGGGGCCTACGGCCTCTCAGCGGAGTTCGCCGACCGCGCCCTCGCGCGCGACGACCTCGACCTCGTCGACATGGGCGGCGTCGGAGGGACCCTCGCCGGCAACCCGCTCTCGGTCGCCGCCATGCGCGCGACCCTCGAGCACGTGCTCACCGACGAGGCCTTCGCGCACATGATCGACACCGCGACGTACTTCACGCAGGGCGTCGACGCGCTCTTCGACGAGTACGCCCTGCCGTGGTCGATCAACCAGCTCGGGGCCCGGGCCGAGTACCGCTTCGCGCGGCCCTACCCGCTCAACGGAACGCAGGCCGCTCTCGCCGCCGACGGCGAGCTCGAGGACTTCCTGCACCTCTACCTCGTCAACCGCGGCATCATGCTGACGCCGTTCCACAACATGGCGCTCATGTGCCCGGCGACGACGCGCAGCGACGTGGATGCCCACCACGCGGTGTTCGCGCAGGCGATCCGGGAGCTGCTCGGGCTCGAGTAG
- a CDS encoding CHRD domain-containing protein, protein MIPSVLSRSLITAAAVAALVSVPLVASAASVVPDGSSGRPLSATLLGANEVGPAGGDPDATGTASVTINVGKSQLCYDIPFSGVAPIFGHVHDGEAGVNGPVVITLSALAGATDVASGCETVDRALLREMLRDPSGYYVNVHSTEFPGGAIRGQLGR, encoded by the coding sequence ATGATCCCCTCCGTCCTCTCCCGCTCGCTCATCACCGCCGCCGCGGTGGCGGCCCTCGTGAGCGTCCCCCTCGTCGCCTCGGCGGCCTCGGTCGTCCCCGACGGCTCCTCCGGCCGTCCGCTCTCCGCGACCCTCCTCGGTGCCAACGAGGTCGGCCCGGCCGGCGGCGACCCCGACGCCACCGGCACGGCTTCCGTCACGATCAACGTCGGCAAGAGCCAGCTCTGCTACGACATCCCGTTCTCCGGTGTCGCGCCGATCTTCGGTCACGTCCACGACGGCGAGGCCGGCGTGAACGGTCCGGTCGTCATCACGCTCTCCGCGCTCGCGGGCGCGACCGACGTCGCCTCCGGATGCGAGACGGTCGACCGAGCACTGCTGCGCGAGATGCTGCGCGATCCGAGCGGCTACTACGTGAACGTCCACAGCACGGAGTTCCCGGGCGGCGCCATCCGCGGGCAGCTCGGCCGCTAA
- a CDS encoding 50S ribosomal protein L25/general stress protein Ctc: protein MSENTHLSAETRTSFGKGAARKLRALNKIPAVIYGHGTEPRHVALPGHETALLLRKANLVLTLDIDGDEQLALVKDVQKDPVRQLIEHIDLIVVRKGEKVVVDVPVHVEGESFAGTVAMLDATTLSVEAEATHIPESFTVSVEGLEEGTQILAGQVELPKGTTLITDPETLVVNITVPQLDLTSDAEGDESAEGAEGETAEGDESADADEVAGDDEKSE from the coding sequence ATGTCCGAGAACACCCACCTCTCCGCCGAGACGCGCACGAGCTTCGGCAAGGGCGCGGCCCGCAAGCTGCGCGCCCTCAACAAGATCCCCGCGGTCATCTACGGCCACGGCACCGAGCCCCGCCACGTGGCCCTGCCCGGCCACGAGACCGCGCTCCTGCTGCGCAAGGCGAACCTCGTCCTCACGCTCGACATCGACGGCGACGAGCAGCTCGCCCTCGTGAAGGACGTCCAGAAGGACCCGGTGCGCCAGCTCATCGAGCACATCGACCTCATCGTCGTGCGCAAGGGCGAGAAGGTCGTCGTCGACGTGCCCGTGCACGTCGAGGGCGAGTCGTTCGCCGGCACCGTCGCCATGCTCGACGCGACGACCCTGAGCGTCGAGGCCGAGGCCACCCACATCCCCGAGTCCTTCACCGTCTCGGTCGAGGGCCTCGAGGAGGGCACGCAGATCCTCGCCGGCCAGGTCGAGCTGCCCAAGGGCACCACGCTCATCACCGACCCCGAGACGCTCGTGGTCAACATCACCGTGCCGCAGCTCGACCTCACCTCCGACGCCGAGGGCGACGAGTCGGCCGAGGGCGCCGAGGGCGAGACCGCCGAGGGCGACGAGTCGGCCGACGCCGACGAGGTCGCCGGCGACGACGAGAAGTCCGAGTAG
- the pth gene encoding aminoacyl-tRNA hydrolase, translating into MADENVWLVAGLGNPGPGYAGNRHNVGQMALDELADQIGARFSRHRTTTMLAEGRLRPGGPKLVLIKPMSYMNTSGGPVSSAAKYFGIPPERTIVLHDDLDLPFETIRLKADGGHGGQNGVRDIIKALGTPQFLRVRIGIGRPPGRQDPAEYVLKDFAGAERARLSIVLGDAADAVQDVIDDGLTSAQQRWHAPRP; encoded by the coding sequence ATGGCCGATGAGAACGTGTGGCTCGTAGCCGGGCTCGGCAACCCCGGGCCCGGCTACGCCGGCAACCGCCACAACGTCGGGCAGATGGCGCTCGACGAGCTCGCCGACCAGATCGGCGCGCGCTTCAGCCGTCACCGCACCACCACGATGCTCGCCGAGGGCCGACTGCGCCCCGGCGGGCCGAAGCTCGTGCTCATCAAGCCGATGAGCTACATGAACACCTCCGGCGGCCCCGTCTCGAGCGCGGCGAAGTACTTCGGCATCCCGCCCGAGCGCACGATCGTGCTGCACGACGACCTCGACCTGCCCTTCGAGACCATCCGGCTCAAGGCCGATGGCGGTCACGGCGGCCAGAACGGCGTGCGCGACATCATCAAGGCCCTCGGCACCCCGCAGTTCCTGCGCGTGCGGATCGGCATCGGCCGCCCTCCGGGTCGGCAGGATCCGGCCGAGTACGTGCTGAAGGATTTCGCCGGCGCCGAGCGCGCCCGGCTGTCGATCGTGCTGGGCGACGCCGCCGACGCGGTGCAGGACGTGATCGACGACGGCCTGACCTCGGCGCAGCAGCGCTGGCACGCTCCTCGGCCCTGA
- the gndA gene encoding NADP-dependent phosphogluconate dehydrogenase, whose translation MGSNLARNLASREGNTVAVFNRSYEKTETLITEHPEAGFIATSSYEEFAAALQKPRTAIIMVQAGRGTDAVIDALTAVFEPGDIIVDGGNALFTDTIRREAAVRATGINFVGAGISGGEEGALNGPSIMPGGSAEAWQTLGPILRSIAAVAEGEPCVTHVGTDGAGHFVKMIHNGIEYADMQLIAEAYDLLRRVGGLEPAEIAEVFAEWNTGELESYLIEITAEVLRQVDASTGKPLVDVILDQAGAKGTGAWTVQTALDLGVPVSGIAEAVFARSLSSKPAQRAAASAMPAAAAEWAPDDRAAFVEDVRRALYASKIIAYSQGFDAIVAGAEQYDWDIKKGEIAKIWRAGCIIRAQFLNRITEAYAADPELVALVTAPYFTEAVAGALPAWRRIVSGAALAGIPTPTFASSLSYYDGLRADRLPAALVQGQRDFFGAHTYKRVDKEGTFHTLWSGDRTEISATDAH comes from the coding sequence ATGGGCTCGAACCTGGCCCGCAACCTCGCCAGTCGCGAGGGCAACACCGTCGCCGTCTTCAACCGCTCGTACGAGAAGACCGAGACGCTCATCACCGAGCACCCCGAGGCGGGCTTCATCGCCACGAGCAGCTACGAGGAGTTCGCCGCCGCGCTGCAGAAGCCGCGCACCGCGATCATCATGGTGCAGGCCGGCCGGGGTACCGACGCCGTCATCGACGCCCTCACCGCGGTGTTCGAGCCGGGCGACATCATCGTCGACGGCGGCAACGCGCTCTTCACCGACACCATCCGCCGCGAGGCCGCGGTGCGCGCGACGGGCATCAACTTCGTCGGCGCCGGCATCTCGGGCGGCGAGGAGGGCGCGCTCAACGGCCCCTCGATCATGCCGGGCGGCTCGGCCGAGGCATGGCAGACGCTCGGCCCCATCCTGCGCTCGATCGCCGCGGTCGCCGAGGGCGAGCCCTGCGTCACCCACGTCGGCACCGACGGCGCCGGCCACTTCGTCAAGATGATCCACAACGGCATCGAGTATGCCGACATGCAGCTCATCGCCGAGGCCTACGACCTGCTGCGCCGCGTCGGGGGCCTCGAGCCCGCCGAGATCGCCGAGGTCTTCGCCGAGTGGAACACGGGCGAGCTCGAGAGCTACCTCATCGAGATCACCGCCGAGGTGCTGCGCCAGGTCGACGCGTCGACCGGCAAGCCACTCGTCGACGTCATCCTCGACCAGGCCGGCGCCAAGGGCACCGGCGCCTGGACGGTGCAGACCGCGCTCGACCTGGGCGTGCCCGTCAGCGGCATCGCCGAGGCGGTCTTCGCCCGGTCGCTGTCGTCGAAGCCCGCTCAGCGCGCCGCCGCGAGCGCGATGCCCGCCGCCGCCGCGGAGTGGGCTCCGGATGACCGCGCCGCGTTCGTCGAGGACGTGCGCCGCGCGCTCTACGCCTCGAAGATCATCGCCTACAGCCAGGGCTTCGACGCGATCGTCGCCGGTGCCGAGCAGTACGACTGGGACATCAAGAAGGGCGAGATCGCCAAGATCTGGCGCGCCGGCTGCATCATCCGCGCCCAGTTCCTCAACCGCATCACCGAGGCCTACGCCGCCGACCCCGAGCTGGTCGCGCTCGTCACGGCGCCGTACTTCACCGAGGCCGTCGCCGGCGCTCTGCCGGCCTGGCGGCGCATCGTCTCGGGCGCGGCCCTCGCGGGCATCCCCACGCCGACGTTCGCCTCCTCGCTGTCGTACTACGACGGCCTGCGCGCCGATCGCCTGCCCGCCGCCCTCGTGCAGGGGCAGCGCGACTTCTTCGGGGCGCACACCTACAAGCGCGTCGACAAGGAGGGCACGTTCCACACGCTGTGGAGCGGCGACCGCACCGAGATCTCGGCGACCGACGCGCACTAG
- the mfd gene encoding transcription-repair coupling factor: MSLERLIPALSRARTIARALDHASDPTGFSVVEGLRVPLLAAMLERREGPQCLLAITATGRESEQVQDALRTLAPSATILDLPAWETLPHERLSPGVETVGRRIRTLRALEAWAAQPSAPLIVVASVRAVLQPLPTGLTEIEPVVLERGARGQDLTAVVSRLVDLAYARVDMVTRRGEFAVRGGILDVFPAVAEHPVRVEFFGDEVEQLRDFSVADQRSLPTELQRIELPPTREMLLTAGVRQRAAEMVHEFPSMQQMLAKIAEGIPVEGMESLAPALVDRLVPLTHYLPPRAAIAVLSPERVASRAKNLVETNREFLTAAWHAATAGAEAPIDLDAGDFLTVDGLHEAAGERDWFTVSSFNGDDPGILRIEADEAPTFAGRAGGAVDHVVDRVRAGWTMIVVAQGAGLVERAGVVLGEQEVAARAVDELPETLDAGVVYLLRGAVEHGFELPEIQLGLLSESEFYGRSVGYDSRAPKKLASRRKNVVDPLQLVAGDHVVHQTHGIGRFLELVQREVSTGGRNAVKSTREFLVIEYAPSKRGFPGDKLYVPTDQLDLLTRYVGGEAPALSKMGGSDWSAAKGKARRAVRDIAVELVKLYSARMSSRGHAFEPDTPWQRELEEAFPYAETPDQLTTIDEVKRDMESPIPMDRLLAGDVGYGKTEVAVRAAFKAVQGGKQVAMIVPTTLLVKQHLETFTERFAGFPVHLRALSRFQTDKEAKETLDGLARGTIDVVIGTHRILSQGVAFKDLGLVIIDEEQRFGVEHKDALKKLKHNVDVLAMSATPIPRTLEMAVTGIREMSTLATPPEDRHPILTFVGPYSDKQVTAAIHRELLREGQVFYVHNRVSSINRVAAHLAELVPDARIAVAHGQMSEAALEQVMVDFWERRFDVLVSTTIIETGLDVANANTLIIDRADKYGLSQLHQLRGRVGRSRERAYAYFLYDELKPLTETAHDRLQTLAAHSDLGGGMQIAMKDLEIRGAGNLLGAEQAGHIAGVGFDLYLRMIGEAVSVFRGDAANEQTELRLELPVDAHIPEEYVESERLRLEAYQKLSTAAAPASNDAALGEVLDELADRYGEPPAPVLALLRVSQLRRTAQKIGLSDVVVMGSNLRIVGRELPESRQMRLQRLYPGSKYFAQTRTVTLPLPSGADDALILDWVSQALGALYEIDEVAAPAV, from the coding sequence GTGAGTCTCGAGCGGTTGATCCCGGCCCTGTCGCGCGCCCGAACGATCGCGCGCGCACTCGATCACGCCTCCGACCCGACCGGGTTCTCGGTCGTCGAGGGCCTGCGCGTGCCTCTGCTGGCGGCCATGCTCGAGCGTCGCGAGGGCCCGCAGTGCCTGCTGGCGATCACGGCGACCGGTCGTGAATCCGAGCAGGTGCAGGATGCCCTGCGCACGCTCGCCCCCTCGGCCACGATCCTCGACCTCCCCGCGTGGGAGACCCTGCCGCACGAGCGTCTCAGCCCGGGCGTCGAGACCGTCGGCCGCCGCATCCGCACGCTGCGCGCGCTCGAGGCGTGGGCGGCGCAACCCTCCGCCCCGCTCATCGTCGTCGCCTCGGTGCGGGCGGTGCTGCAGCCGCTGCCCACGGGGCTCACCGAGATCGAGCCGGTCGTGCTCGAGCGCGGAGCACGCGGGCAGGACCTCACGGCCGTCGTCAGCAGGCTCGTCGACCTCGCGTACGCGCGCGTCGACATGGTCACCCGCCGCGGGGAGTTCGCGGTGCGCGGCGGAATCCTCGACGTGTTCCCGGCCGTCGCCGAGCATCCCGTGCGCGTGGAGTTCTTCGGCGACGAGGTCGAGCAGCTGCGTGACTTCTCGGTGGCCGACCAGCGCTCGCTGCCGACCGAGCTGCAGCGCATCGAGCTGCCGCCGACGCGCGAGATGCTGCTGACGGCCGGCGTGCGGCAGCGCGCTGCCGAGATGGTGCACGAGTTCCCGAGCATGCAGCAGATGCTCGCCAAGATCGCGGAGGGGATCCCCGTCGAGGGCATGGAGAGCCTCGCGCCCGCGCTCGTCGACCGGCTCGTGCCGCTCACCCACTACCTGCCGCCGCGCGCGGCGATCGCCGTGCTCAGCCCCGAGCGGGTCGCGAGCCGCGCCAAGAACCTCGTCGAGACGAACCGCGAGTTCCTCACCGCCGCCTGGCACGCCGCCACCGCGGGGGCCGAGGCGCCGATCGACCTCGACGCGGGCGACTTCCTCACCGTCGACGGCCTGCACGAGGCCGCGGGGGAGCGCGACTGGTTCACCGTGAGCTCCTTCAACGGCGATGATCCGGGCATCCTGCGCATCGAGGCCGACGAGGCGCCCACGTTCGCCGGCAGGGCGGGCGGCGCCGTCGACCACGTCGTCGATCGCGTGCGCGCGGGCTGGACGATGATCGTCGTGGCGCAGGGAGCGGGCCTGGTCGAGCGCGCGGGCGTCGTGCTGGGCGAGCAGGAGGTCGCGGCGCGGGCCGTCGACGAGCTGCCCGAGACGCTCGATGCGGGCGTCGTCTACCTGCTGCGCGGCGCCGTCGAGCACGGCTTCGAGCTGCCCGAGATCCAGCTCGGCCTGCTGAGCGAATCCGAGTTCTACGGGCGCAGCGTCGGCTACGACTCCCGCGCCCCGAAGAAGCTCGCCAGCCGGCGCAAGAACGTCGTCGACCCCCTGCAGCTCGTCGCGGGCGACCACGTCGTGCACCAGACGCACGGCATCGGCAGGTTCCTCGAGCTCGTGCAGCGCGAGGTCTCCACCGGCGGGCGCAACGCGGTCAAGAGCACCCGCGAGTTCCTCGTCATCGAGTACGCGCCCTCCAAGCGCGGGTTCCCTGGCGACAAGCTCTACGTGCCCACCGACCAGCTCGACCTGCTCACCCGCTACGTCGGCGGCGAGGCGCCCGCGCTCAGCAAGATGGGCGGCAGCGACTGGTCGGCGGCGAAGGGCAAGGCCCGCCGCGCGGTGCGCGACATCGCGGTCGAGCTCGTGAAGCTGTACTCCGCGCGCATGTCGAGCCGCGGGCACGCCTTCGAGCCCGACACCCCCTGGCAGCGCGAGCTCGAGGAGGCGTTCCCCTACGCCGAGACCCCCGATCAGCTGACCACGATCGACGAGGTCAAGCGCGACATGGAGTCGCCCATCCCGATGGACCGCCTGCTCGCGGGCGACGTCGGCTACGGCAAGACCGAGGTCGCCGTGCGCGCCGCCTTCAAGGCCGTGCAGGGCGGCAAGCAGGTGGCGATGATCGTGCCGACCACCCTGCTGGTCAAGCAGCACCTCGAGACCTTCACCGAGCGCTTCGCCGGGTTCCCCGTGCACCTGCGCGCCCTCAGCCGGTTCCAGACCGACAAGGAGGCGAAGGAGACCCTCGACGGGCTCGCGCGCGGCACGATCGACGTCGTCATCGGCACGCACCGCATCCTCAGCCAGGGCGTCGCCTTCAAGGATCTCGGCCTCGTGATCATCGACGAGGAGCAGCGGTTCGGCGTCGAGCACAAGGACGCGCTGAAGAAGCTCAAGCACAACGTCGACGTGCTCGCCATGTCGGCCACGCCCATCCCGCGCACCCTCGAGATGGCCGTGACGGGCATCCGCGAGATGTCGACCCTCGCGACCCCGCCGGAGGACCGCCACCCCATCCTCACCTTCGTCGGCCCCTACAGCGACAAGCAGGTGACCGCGGCGATCCACCGCGAGCTGCTGCGCGAGGGCCAGGTCTTCTACGTGCACAACCGGGTCTCGAGCATCAACCGGGTCGCCGCGCACCTGGCCGAGCTGGTGCCGGATGCGCGCATCGCGGTCGCGCACGGGCAGATGAGCGAGGCGGCCCTCGAGCAGGTGATGGTCGACTTCTGGGAGCGCCGCTTCGACGTGCTCGTCTCGACGACGATCATCGAGACCGGCCTCGACGTCGCCAACGCGAACACGCTCATCATCGATCGGGCCGACAAGTACGGCCTCAGCCAGCTGCACCAGCTGCGCGGCCGCGTCGGTCGCAGCCGCGAGCGCGCCTACGCCTACTTCCTCTACGACGAGCTCAAGCCGCTCACCGAGACGGCCCACGACCGCCTGCAGACCCTCGCGGCGCACAGCGACCTCGGCGGCGGCATGCAGATCGCGATGAAGGATCTCGAGATCCGCGGGGCGGGCAACCTGCTCGGCGCCGAGCAGGCCGGCCACATCGCCGGTGTCGGCTTCGACCTCTACCTGCGCATGATCGGTGAGGCGGTGAGCGTCTTCCGCGGCGACGCGGCCAACGAGCAGACCGAGCTGCGGCTCGAGCTGCCCGTCGACGCGCACATCCCCGAGGAGTACGTCGAGAGCGAGCGTCTGCGCCTCGAGGCGTACCAGAAGCTCTCGACGGCGGCCGCTCCGGCGAGCAACGACGCCGCGCTCGGCGAGGTGCTCGACGAGCTCGCCGACCGCTACGGCGAGCCGCCCGCGCCCGTGCTGGCACTTCTGCGCGTCTCGCAGCTGCGCCGCACCGCCCAGAAGATCGGCCTGAGCGACGTCGTCGTCATGGGCTCGAATCTGCGCATCGTCGGCCGCGAGCTGCCCGAGTCGCGCCAGATGCGCCTGCAGCGCCTGTACCCGGGCTCGAAGTACTTCGCCCAGACCCGCACCGTCACGCTGCCCCTGCCGTCGGGCGCGGACGACGCGCTCATCCTCGACTGGGTGTCGCAGGCGCTCGGCGCCCTCTACGAGATCGACGAGGTGGCGGCGCCCGCCGTCTGA
- a CDS encoding APC family permease: MTSAPSPRPPGLARRIGLAGAVGIGLASMIGAGVFFVWAPASAAAGAGGLLPALVIAAAIAALNAASSAQLAMAHPVAGGAYAFGRRWVGEWTGFAAGWLFVTGKTASAAAIASVAAAYLWPADPTPVAAGLLVLLACLNASGVRTTVRVSMVIVTIVLTGLAVVLVAAATGGAAPGDAPPALLAATPLGVLQAAALLFFAFAGYARMATLGEEVRDPRRTLPRAILLALGFVLGLYALVAVVLLAGLGPAGLAASDSPLADLLPVAWRPAVAVLAGIACLGSLAGILAGLSRTSLAMAREGDLPGPLARISSRTHAPVVAEGVIAVAAAVIVVLLEPAQLVAASSAAVLLYYAIAHLSALRQEPEHRWRGSRVIAGVGLLGCVVLVAALPPVSLLGTGVLLAVGLLLRSLALRMGRRRASATDRPR; encoded by the coding sequence GTGACCTCGGCACCCTCCCCCCGCCCGCCCGGGCTCGCCCGCCGCATCGGCCTCGCCGGGGCCGTCGGCATCGGGCTCGCCTCGATGATCGGCGCGGGGGTGTTCTTCGTCTGGGCGCCCGCCTCTGCGGCCGCGGGCGCCGGCGGACTGCTCCCGGCCCTCGTGATCGCCGCCGCCATCGCCGCGCTCAACGCCGCGAGCTCGGCGCAGCTCGCGATGGCCCACCCGGTCGCCGGCGGCGCCTACGCCTTCGGCCGCCGCTGGGTGGGGGAGTGGACGGGCTTCGCCGCCGGCTGGCTCTTCGTCACCGGCAAGACGGCCTCGGCCGCCGCGATCGCCTCGGTCGCCGCCGCCTACCTCTGGCCGGCGGATCCGACACCCGTCGCCGCCGGACTGCTCGTGCTGCTCGCCTGCCTCAACGCCTCGGGCGTGCGCACGACAGTGCGGGTGTCGATGGTCATCGTCACGATCGTGCTGACGGGCCTCGCGGTCGTGCTGGTCGCGGCGGCCACCGGGGGTGCCGCCCCGGGGGATGCTCCACCCGCCCTCCTCGCCGCCACCCCGCTCGGCGTGCTGCAGGCCGCCGCACTGCTGTTCTTCGCCTTCGCCGGGTACGCCCGCATGGCCACCCTGGGCGAGGAGGTGCGCGACCCGCGCCGCACGCTGCCGCGCGCGATCCTGCTCGCGCTCGGGTTCGTGCTCGGACTGTACGCGCTCGTCGCCGTCGTGCTGCTCGCCGGCCTCGGGCCCGCCGGGCTCGCCGCGAGCGACTCGCCGCTCGCCGATCTGCTGCCGGTCGCGTGGCGGCCGGCGGTAGCCGTGCTGGCCGGCATCGCCTGCCTCGGCTCGCTCGCGGGCATCCTGGCCGGTCTCAGCCGCACCAGTCTCGCGATGGCGCGCGAGGGCGACCTGCCCGGCCCGCTCGCGCGCATCAGCAGCCGCACGCACGCTCCCGTCGTGGCCGAGGGGGTCATCGCCGTGGCCGCTGCCGTCATCGTCGTGCTGCTCGAGCCCGCCCAGCTCGTGGCCGCCTCGAGCGCCGCGGTGCTGCTCTACTACGCGATCGCCCACCTCTCGGCGCTGCGGCAGGAGCCCGAGCACCGCTGGCGCGGCAGTCGCGTCATCGCCGGGGTCGGCCTCCTCGGCTGCGTCGTGCTCGTCGCGGCGCTGCCGCCCGTATCGCTGCTCGGAACCGGCGTGCTGCTCGCGGTCGGCCTGCTGCTGCGGTCGCTCGCGCTGCGGATGGGCCGCCGCCGGGCATCCGCGACCGACCGCCCGCGCTGA
- a CDS encoding gluconokinase, translating into MPGSRPSLVLMGVSAAGKTVVGRQAAAAAGIPFLDADDLHPRANVEKMARGIPLDDADRAPWLDAVGGELRAAAPCIMACSALTRRYRARLRELAPGTLFALLDVPRAVLEQRLATRRGHFMPASLLDSQLTALEPAGQGERIVRLDGVQSIASLAAQVAALVAEAPDAPDAPGVPVG; encoded by the coding sequence ATGCCCGGCTCCCGCCCCTCGCTCGTGCTCATGGGCGTCTCGGCCGCCGGCAAGACGGTCGTCGGGCGGCAGGCGGCCGCGGCCGCGGGCATCCCGTTCCTCGACGCCGACGACCTGCATCCGCGCGCCAACGTCGAGAAGATGGCCCGCGGCATCCCTCTCGACGACGCCGACCGGGCGCCCTGGCTCGACGCCGTGGGCGGCGAGCTGCGCGCCGCGGCGCCGTGCATCATGGCGTGCAGCGCCCTCACCCGGCGGTACCGCGCGCGGCTGCGCGAGCTCGCGCCGGGAACGCTCTTCGCGCTGCTCGACGTGCCGCGCGCGGTGCTCGAGCAGCGCCTCGCGACGCGGCGGGGGCACTTCATGCCGGCGAGCCTGCTCGACTCGCAGCTCACCGCTCTCGAGCCCGCGGGGCAGGGCGAGCGCATCGTGCGACTCGACGGCGTGCAGTCGATCGCGTCCCTCGCGGCGCAGGTGGCCGCCCTCGTCGCCGAGGCCCCCGACGCCCCCGACGCGCCCGGGGTGCCGGTCGGCTAG